aaaaagatcacagagaggcacggagcattagcaatcatgttaatgctccttgtctctgctgtccagtgcgggcttggctctctttcacgcagcggattacccacaCGGcatatgctcgtgtgaaagagcccttgctgtgacatcactatgtttattattcctgtattgtgacatcactgtgtgcattatctctctaTTGTTTCATCACTTTGTGAATTATCCCTGTGCAGTTGTGAGACTAAAATAATACACTTTTCATTTTCTTACTTGCTGCTAAAGTTGGTCCTGGTAATTTTGGTATGGGTCCCCCTGTCTACTTGTTATGCCCCTGTTTCTGGCTGTATATCTACAATATACTCAATGGCTTATTAAAAACTCTGCTCAAAAGAGTGAAGGGAGGTGAAAAGTCTAGATAATTGTAGGTATGTTGTGTTCAGAAGACATCTAATATGGTTGTAGATAAGTATTCTGGAGTGGCACTTGTAGTCCATGATATATCTTTTTCATTAGTGCTTTATAGTGGTTTTGAAGGCTTACTCGGCCGTCCTACTAAGTGTCTATGTTATGGATCTGCATTTAGTATTGGTAGTTGTTATGATGGCCTGCATTCTGCTGCTTCTAACAAGTTAAAGCTAATGTGttattctgtgtttttcctgtTTCTTCCTTCGGTCAGTGGACTTGATCTACAATGTATACACTGGATTACAAAGTTTGCCATTGTCCATCAATTTTGCTTATAGAAATTTCTTACATTTTTCTTAATTCTGTAATCACATATTACCTTGAAGAGGTTTCTGGCATTCTGATCTGCAGATTTTGGGGCAGCATTTGTAGCCATCGATGCATGATGCCTCATCGCAGAATTGCCGTTCATTTATGAGACAATTAGATAAAGACTCTTGAGGACAGAAGCCACTTCCTAGAAAAGTAAGAAAGAAAGTTCTCATATAGTGAGTCACTTCACATTTTACAGAAAGGCTAatttcagattttattttttactttgacAGTTGGATACATTTTACAGGGCCTGCAGGAcaaattaggctagtttcacatgagTGCAACATTGGCACACTTCTGGGCTGGTTAAATGTGCCCAACATGGGTCTATTGACCTGAACTATCAACATTTTAGATCCTTATGATGTTGTTAATTAAGGTAATTACACAAGTGGTCGGGTTGGGACATTAAGCTGTAATATGagcaatagcattgccattactcctagaggctctgctctctctgaaactACTGCCCCCCTTTCCCtagaatataaacatcatgggcatcgctgcaTCCAAAAacgtccatactattaaaatataacctaAAACAATttgataaaatgtgatcaaaaagtcacacacactgcagaatggtatcgataaaaactaaagatcatcccacaaaaaatgagcccacacaCAGCTCAATAGACTAaaatgttatgggggtcagaatatgacccagagaatgaaaggcaGCTGTCAGTTTTTCTGCATAAGGAACGCCGTTagggacaaaacccgtaaaactgtggcagaatcattttttccaattccaccccatctggaatttttttcccacttcccactacagtACATTGTATGCTATATTAAAGGAAGTCTTTCACGCCGATTGAccgtattaacctaataacagacttatgtccacggcatcccccctattaaaactgtgcttacagTATGTTTCTTGCTATCATCTTTCtgccgaaaaacacttttaatccatatgcaaatgaggctgtgaaggtgcccaggagcggcgttacaacggccggtgcccagacccctgggtcattttcatatgaatctactccccctccgccgcgtctgcccgcccttggtctctgctctaacctccctcctcccgtccgtaatcccgagcatgcgccgatgaccgcgatatcggcgcgtgcgcattgaatgaccacagtctggccggggcatcacagtttaccgTGCGCATGCACCGGCCCCGGCCTAACTTAAGTTCTTGCTGTGATGCGCTGTGATCAGGCAAGAACGTAAGTTAGGCcagggccggcgcatgcgcacggtaaactgtgatgccccggccagGCTGTTGTTATTCAATGCGCACACGCGCCGATATCGCGTTCATCGGCGCATGCtcgggattacggacgggaggagggaggttagagcagagaccaagggcgggcagacgcggcggagggggagtggattcgtatgaaaatgacccaggggcctgggcaccggccgttgtaacgccgcccctgggcaccttcacagcctcatttgcatatggattaaaagtgtttttcggcaGAACGATGATAGCAAGCAACATACGGTAAGCACagatttaataggggggatgccgtggacataagtctgttattaggttaatacggtcaatcggcgtgaaagactccctttaaatggttccattagaaggtacaacttgtctcgcaaaaaacaagccattatatggctatgtgaatagaaaaattaaaaagttatgacttcggaaagacagggaagaaaaatttAAAAGCCTCCGGTATCTAAGGGtttaatgtctgatctgaggtctaatggggttatAATCTGAGGcttatgggggtctaatctgaggctgatgggggtctgatctgaggttgattgtggtctgatggaggctggggggtctgatctgaggctgatggaggttggggtctgatctgaggctgatggaggctgaggggggtctgatctgaggcttagaGTCTGGGGAGTATAATCTAAGGCTGATGGGGTCTAATCCGAGGCTGATGGAGGTctaatttgaggctgatgggggtcagatctgaggttgGAGGGATCTGATGGGCATCTgggctgaggctgatggaggttgaggcctgatctgaggctgatggaggctgggggggtctgatgagagtctgatctgaggtctgatgaagaatggtggTCTGATTTAGGGGTCGGATGAgaattggtggtctgatctgaggtgtgatgaaaaatgttttttttcttattttcctaaatctaggtgtgtcttatggtccagtgtgtcttatagtcaaAAAATATGCCAACTTATTTAATATAGGCAGTGTTTGTGTCCATTAAAGTGCAAAactggacttttttttaaagatttttttttaacttggtatgtttggttgttttgtgttggCCTTCCTTAGCTAAATTAGGGTAGAACAATAATAAATGACTTCAGATTGTCCTTTGGTAGGTCTAAAGTAGTCTGAAATCAACCTCTGTATTGAAGGTTCTCTGCCCCTTCCCCTCATGTTTTAGCTCTCTTTGTTCTGATTGACTACATTGTATAAGCACAAGCTCACGACGACGTGCTGAAATCCAATAATTCAAACGACTAAAATACcagttaggcttcgttcacatcactgtttagcctTTCTGTTcatctgctccgtttaggagcaggaaaacagaaaggatggattcggcacataactgagctgaacggaacctaaggaccccatagactataatggggtccgttaggtttctgctcagaagaagattttggagcggagtagtgcatgcaggacttttgtctctgcttcaaaaatcttctgagcggaaacctaacggaccctattatagtctatggggtccttaggttctGTTCGCTTCAGTTATGTCCCAAatctgtcctttccgttttcttgctcctaaatggagcaggagaacggaaaggctgaacggtgatctgAACGAAgcgttaataaaaaattattatcagTTAATTGCCCATAGGCGCATAcacataaatatacagtatatatactgagtgAAGAGAGAATCTAGAGATGAAATCATTCACAGTCCTATCCCTGCAATAAAGATGAACTTACTTGCTGTGGGAGTGGACTCCATGCTTGGTTTGCCCATGTCGGCTAGAGTAGGCACACAAGTATTTCCACAAGCCTTTTTGCAGCATTTAAAGGTTCCAGGACATTCAGAATCAGACGTGCAGTTGTCATTACATCTCACAGTAGAAGAAAAAGCAGTTTCAAAAGATGGGCATGTGCCTGGCTTAACTGTGGAAGGACATAGGAGGAAATTCCaggtaattattatttttctagACGGAACGTGTATTACATATAGCAGGCTATATAacatagttggaataagtgaagGATTAGGTATTAGGTGCCATCTGTATTTGTGAAGATATAAGAACAGGAGTCAATTGTGTGAGACTTGTGGAAGGGTTGATGGAAAGATATCCTCCACACTTCAAATATTTTGAGTTTCAGTAAGCCTTATGAAAACATGTGCCCCCATTTAATATGTAtaatgatgtagcagagctgaacttgAACTTGTTGAGGCTGCGCCTCTTTGTACCTCTTTAAACACCATCTTACCTATAGAAGAATATACCTATAGAAAGTTGAGTAACTTTACAAAAACATTGTATTTTTTAACTTGTTCTGATCTGCTAGGTATTTCCATTGTCCTGCACATAACATGGAGCCaaacagaccccattgactataatgtggtccaTTCAGTTTCTGTTTGGGTgtccacttcttttttttttaatcaaagaaaaagttctttttttagcttttttttttggacgggaTCTACAAACGAAGCTTTCAGCACAGATGTTAAGAAGCCCTTAGCTATAGAATTACCACTAAATGACTGTTGCATCTTTACCCCTCAACAAGTTAAACAATTGTAGCGGTCCCAAAAATGAACCCCCAACAGTTGGGTATGATATGTCTGATGACTGATGCTCTCATCTGTTTAGCTGGCTGGAAAATGCATATCTCCATTGGTAAGAAAAAATATCAGCAAaattgaattactgtaaatagttTCATGCATTCAGAAGGTTTATTAAGAAGCTGATACCAACACGATACCCATGTAGTGATGCCATGTGCTGGGTATGGCAGTGAACACTTACCCTTCGACGGAGGTTTGCACATATAGTGGCAGTTATCAGGGCAGCACTTCATGTCCCCTATGCAGCCATCGTCCCTCATGCAGAGCTTGTGACATATCTCATTTTCGCTCTTAATATAATACCTCTGAGGTGGGCAACTTCCAGGCTTTGTATTGCCTGGATACATATTGGTGATCTTATTATACAACCCTGTGGAAAATCATTGAACAAATGTCATATGTTAGCCATTActaaatacagaaatatataccGTTATATTAGTGCTTAGGAATGTAGAGTTAAAGGGACTTTACAACTGGATAAGTGATAAATGTGTGATCACTAGGGATCTGAACACAGTGGGAGTCCCCTATGTGTTTTGGGTGCACGTGTATGACCATTGCttaattcacttgtatgggactgATGGAAATAGCCATGTCCCGTACTTGgaagtcctatagaaatgaatgaagcagtgGTCATGCATGCACACCACCATTCCATTCACACAGGGAACTCGTCAACCTCTGCTGTCATGATCAATGGGGTTCCCAATGGTCAAACCCCCTTACCTTGTGGATAGGTGCATATAGCTTTCATTGATTCCAGCTAAAATATTGTCTGCATAGCTATATACAAAATATACATGAAGATCGCGAGAGAATACAGTGTGTCTATCATAAAGAAAATTCAGATTTTAGTACTCTGCTTAaatgacccagaactatggaagaACAACCCTGAAGGCTTTTCGTCAATGCATTACATGGACGGCCATTCAGTTGAAATGTATGCCTAGACTTGGCTCCTTcagccttaaaggaaatgtgtcaccaaaaatggtaTATGTCAGTTAAAACCAGGTAGTGACACATCTCTTTTTTTCTaatccttttttattttctttattctgtttcctgaacatgattatggagaTGGCCGTCTTGCCTGTTCTTCAAAGCTTTTAGAAAGCATTACGAAAATTGCTCTatggcagccacatggtccatagacacaatggtcaggaggggacctcactgacttctatgggagagttttctaggcatgttttgtgacctgtgcagaggtcattgtacgaggaaagaatagataagctttgacaatcacctattgtgaatggtggatcctgtcttatctatacacagaggtgatatcattacaggcaggattataatgacagataagcagataactgcagtaaagtgatctgtacagaccaagaagtggcgcctataatTCGGCTTataggccagtgtgaaaactgaagaattttatgttttttgtttaaatatagatattaaaaattatacataccattatcaaaaattctttaaaaaatatgttaaacgtgTGATATAGGTGATTTTCATTTTGTACTCTACCTACAGCTTTCTGACCCCTGACAGCTGATAGTCAGGGGTCAGAAAGCTGTAGGTAGAGTAATAGAGGTTGAGTAATAGAGAGCTGTAGGTGCTCCATGTAGCATCAAGAGAAAAATCTGTGACTCATGGACATACAGTAAAGGTCCATGAACTTCTATGGGAACCTGATTACATATCCATTGAATCAACCCTAGGTATAGAGGAACCTGAACTTTTGTGTATATCATTAAAGCACGACTGAAAAGCACAGCAGCCATCATAAATATTAACATAGCAAATTTTTAAAGGCTGTCCCTCTGCAACCTACCGGAATCATGGTTCTTTACTGACGTACTGATGACCAAGGAACAAAGAGAAAGCAGCAAGAACAGAAGAACGGAGATGTGTCCCATCTTCGTCATGGTGGAGAATGCTTTCTTGTACAGCATTGccaggccattatatatcctaccaTTTTTACAGGGGGGGTGGTGGCATGTTGGGGTGTGAGGAATGGATCTCTTAGGAACTATTTTAGATTCCTTCTGAAAACCAAATAAGCTGTTGTAGTCACCCTGCCTAAAGCTAATTATACAAAGTAATTTAAAGGCGGGTGACTCATCTACTTTGCATTTTGGGTCAGCTGGGATAATACGAGGGCAGTAGAGCACATAACTCTTAGAAACGTGTAGAGTAAGGATGACAATGAGTAATATGGAATTGTTATTATAGTTCATAGCAAGTAAAGAATAGGATCATACGGAGACTATTGGGGCAGGGCATAGATTTATGTAGTTATTGATAACTGTGTATTATGGAAAGCGATAGTGGGAAATGGCTGCAGATCTCTGGAGGAAAGGAGGCCAAATTAGTGGAGGCCAAATTAATCATAAGTCCATTCCCTTTTCTAATTTTCAATATTGGACCCTAATGTTACTTGTTACGCTCATGCAGAATATCAAAATACATTTTTACAGAGCACAGTCTCTATATGTACTCCAGCACCCCCGACAATCAGTTGATCCCATAGGCTGCAGCAAATTATTAAAGGGGTGTCTCATGTCAGATAtttgtggcatattgctaggataatgCCAGCAATTTCAGATTTCAGATAGGTGCATTTTTCTCCAGAATGGGTCCCCGAATGCAAAGGAGGGCGGACTGCGCAAGCACAGCCACCttccattcgcttcaatgggagTTAGGAAAATAGCAGAGCTcttgcttggctatttccagcagtcccatagaggtgaatggagaggtggc
This window of the Bufo bufo chromosome 6, aBufBuf1.1, whole genome shotgun sequence genome carries:
- the LOC121003913 gene encoding perlwapin-like — encoded protein: MTKMGHISVLLFLLLSLCSLVISTSVKNHDSGLYNKITNMYPGNTKPGSCPPQRYYIKSENEICHKLCMRDDGCIGDMKCCPDNCHYMCKPPSKVKPGTCPSFETAFSSTVRCNDNCTSDSECPGTFKCCKKACGNTCVPTLADMGKPSMESTPTARSGFCPQESLSNCLINERQFCDEASCIDGYKCCPKICRSECQKPLQARAGECPESTQCPSQTVSKACSSDYDCPALFKCCSTCGNTCVKALNVPSFLHTGNGSIVIIGGKK